A region of the Vigna unguiculata cultivar IT97K-499-35 chromosome 9, ASM411807v1, whole genome shotgun sequence genome:
tatttttaatatttcaaaatcacttaaaaaatatatttcataatataaaaaaaattatcaaaatttaataattaaaataccaTTATCCATTTCAAAACCATGACAAACTTTTACACACATCTTATATTACATccaatattttactttttaatctctcttttttctttataaataaaaaaagtttactttttttaatgaacaaaatCCTTTAAAAGTAGATTGTGGTGcctgtcaaaaaaaaaaaaacattttcccaaaatattttaagaacacAGGAAATTGAAACTCGACGACCATTATACTAGATTTTGTTGTCAAGAGTGTCTCAAAAGCCACAAATGTCTGTTTCTCTccctatatataattattttattttggtctgGGGACCCTTTATCTGAGTTGGATTCATTCAAGATTATATTTGGTAGTGAATGTGATACCATCATTCTGTGACGGGTTATTGGCCTGTTCTGGAGTGGGATTTGGTCCAAAAagtctttaatattttttctttcatatataaAACTCAAGTGGACTTGCATTTACCAACGCACTTGATGCTCCAAACGTTTTTGTTTCAATAGTGTGATTAATTAGCAGTTTAAGATTACGATTTGCTGGGTTAAAAAACAATtgtgtattaattatttgatgttGTAGCAGGTGTATGACTTGATGAGATTGGCAGATTTTCTAACAGAAGACAGAGACGATATAGATCCTTCTAGAATAGGAATCACCGGAATATCACTTGGAGGTTGGTTGAGAGATGTTGATCAAGGAACATGTTAGAAGACATGTTTCATATCATTATTCATCACTTTTATAATTGTTCGATGCAGGAATTCATGCATGGTTTGCTGCACTTGCTGATACTCGCTATTCTGTAGTTGTTCCTCTTATTGGTGTTCGGGTGAAACTCAATGATTGATTGAATGGAGCTTTTGTTTACAAAATTGTGTTTCTGAAACAACGACCCCAAAACTTACGTGCTATATATATTGCAGGGATTTCGATGGGCCATAGACAACGATCAATGGAAGCCTCTGGCTGATGACATGGAGGTTTTGTTTGACGGTATGATAATGCCAAATCAGTTTATGAAATTTCTTTCGTGTTTTTCCTGTTTTCTTATCTTTCATATGTTACTTTCCTGCACTTCATTTTagattaatataatattgaaattattattgggttaagtatatttttagtctctgaactttgattcaaaattggaatttatatttgtccaaaattttgatatattttgattcttaaattattttcattaactttttctttAGACGTTGATATTAATCTGGGAATGTAttaaacggtgtaaacaattataatactaatatgaaacatgtttgacacgtcaaaaaaataaaaaaaattaatataattgagttaaaataactaaatttattcattttaaagtttagatatcaaaatataataatatttcgtacaggaacaaattttaattttaaattaaaatttatagacTAAAAATATAGTTAACCCATTATTATTCTTGGGAGTCTACCTGCCTACCACTTTACATATGGAGCATCtaataaattcttcaaattgaCAAGTCTTTTTATAGGTGGCTATTTAATATATTCCAATTTGGGACAGGAACATGATTTGGGATGGCTAAAATAATAAGagtaaaacatttttatttattaataaacaatttatgtaaaaatatatcataattttgaGAGACGTGTTATTGGATGCTAAAGTAACGACAATGTTGTTGGATGCAGTGGCTCGTCATAATTTGGGTAAAGATCGTGTTGACAAAGAAGTAGTGGAGAAGGTGAGCTGAgtttgtatgaaatcaattccAATTTCTGTCTCCAAATGAATTGCTTTATGCTTTGATTTATTGCTATAACAAAGCATGATTGAGAATGCTTGGCACCATGTATGCATCCcttattgttgtattttaaagttttggaaaatggatcacataattttttattttgatcagGTATTTGACCGTATTGCTCCAGATTTAACTTCCGAATATGATGCGCCCTATTCAATTCCAGCTATAGCACCACGTCCATTGCTTATTATCAATGGTAacacatttttcattttcatttcaacCGGGTTACCTTATTCATACACAACTTCATACATTCACGATTCAGAGTAACCACACTGCTGCAACATAAGATTGTGCTTATTTGgtgtgtgtttatatatatatatatatatatatatatatatatatatatatatatatatatatatatataatatgtgtgtgtgcgaaaattatattttcactctcatattttattttctgacaTAGCTTAGTGTGGAccattaattcttttaaaagaaaaaatagtgatatattaatcaataattcACGCTAAGTTacatcagaaaataaaaaatgaaaattatattattattattttgtgtgtgagagaaagaataaataacatgttaaacaTTTGCATGCATCCCTGATATTTagtcaatttaattatttttgtgaatatTTGTAACTTGTAATTGAAATATTTGGTTGGGTTTTGGGAAGTGTAGGTGCGGAAGATCCACTATGTCCCGTTGCTGGCTTGGAAGTTCCAATATCAAAGGCTACTCAGGCATACGAAGCGTTTCAGTGTTTAGATAATTTTAAGGTATGACCTCGTGTTTGTGGGTCACTTTGGTATAAGGAAAATAGACAGTATAAGAAAAAGGTtacttaacaatttttttcagaAGTAAAATAGTATAAGAAGTATACGAAGAAAGAGTTTAGTTTTCTGTGCTgactttcatattttatcttctACATGATTTAGTGTGgatcattaatttaaaaaaaataatgatatattaattaatcaattactCACGCTAagttaattagaaaataaaaaaattaaaaaatgaaagttataatattatcattttatgtGTCTgtgaaagaaagaataaatattttaatgttttaaagatatttttaatatattttaaaacttcaaaatgagttgttagtatatttttaagacataacagaaaaataatatataaaaattggataatgatattttgatgaatttcttttattttttaaattcatcattCTTTTTCAATaacttattttgatttttttaataatatgatgtaataatttaagaatgattgaaataatagattaaaaatgaattaataattggcttttttttttttgtccaagtttATGATCGGTAGCTTTTACACGCAGTTTATTGCAGAAGCTGGAGTTGGACACCAAATAACGAGATTGCAAGTGAAGGAATCATGTGATTGGTTTGATAGGTTTTTAAAGCCTGATACTTAGTGTCCTCAAAAGTGTTGATGAATTATAAATTAGCTTGCTATGGCTCATTCCATTGTCTTTTTCTGAAATTAGTGGGTCTCTTATGACATTTATGTACCATCCATAATAATACATATGTGTAATCTCTAAATGTAGAACGTGGATCCatgtattaatttatattcaattttttattaaaaaaatagttaaatataataatctaaatATATTGTTCtcacattatataaaaatgaatataattcatttaagatgttttatcttattattattattgaaaaaaaaatactttagtTGATGttcattgaaaaacaaaaaataacttcaaaaaattCTACAATATAATAGAAGATTAAATAAATGCATttgcaataatatatatatatatatataatttaaatatttatgattatgtatagtttgtttcttatttatgtaattataataaaagcctataaaataaatttgagttattaaaaaatcattatatttgTACTTATTATTGTTAATGTGATGTTACGATCGTATcaaaattatatcaataatataaaaaaataaaaaagttctcTTCTAAATTTAACCCTTCATTGATATTTATTGTAAGAGTGTCTTATGTATTTTAATGTCATGTTGAACACATAGATACACCATTTAAGAAGTGTATTTGAAAACCTTACCACAaaccaaaatgtttttttttacaatagaATATTCCTTCTACTTCAACATAAAATGTACCTGTGTTCCATTCTTCGtgcccaaaaaaaaaaaattattcttatctattttagatactttattttattaaagaaattatgtcTCTTTATGATTCAGTGGATAAATTAGATAAACTAGAATTGTTATGGTTTCAATAACGTATAATGGAATAAAGGTAATCACTACATAGGATATAATTAGTTAGAAAATTAAATCCTTAAAATGTCGagcaattttattttagtatagcAGATCTcactactttatttattttgttatttattagtttatattacaaagtttaatattaaatatataaaatattaagaaaatagttaaattatttttagtgctcgatctcaatttataatattacttGTTACcttaattatattagttaatatttttaacgttaaaataattatagttaaacataattattaaaatatcagatattaaaaaattatattttgttcgGAAATAAATGTggatacattaatattttttagatttaaaagcacatttgaaattttaaatattacaagtttatgttgattttttttatctcaattataaaatcataaataaatttaagtttctaatttaaaaattcaaatacatttcctaattttaatttgaaattattttttcttaacattcctttttcatttcccttttctttatcatatattcaacaaacaaagctattttctttcttctttatctGACTATAGAGCTATACTCATTAAATTCACAAAAATTCACAAAAGGGAGACAATAAGAAGAATCCTTTCTATTAAAAGAGTATTTCAAAGTCTCTCCACGTACCAATTAAACACCTTACTTTTTAAGGATAATGGTATTTTAcatccaattttatttttttactaattttatattatgttttattactcttcattttcttttttctttcataaataaaagtttgttttcttttttatgactGTTTACTTTTGTATGTTAAATGACTCGTTACTTTTTCCTACTTTTAATCTTATTCTTTGTTAAGACACATCACGCACATTGAGTAAATTTCATAGTTCAATGTAAATtgtaaatatctcaaaatttatatttgactaTTTGATTCGTTTGGTCAATTAAATATGGATTATTTGAGTTCCGAATTAATATAGTAGAGTATTTAAATCTGATTTATATTggattaatttcttttaataaatgaaataaaataattgaacatGTAATAATacgaaaaaaaaagtgtttaattttaataattatttttatcatgaattATCTTTTATGTAAtgtattactaattttaattaaaaatggtcgtacataaaagtaaaattaaaaattttaacccaGTTTTTATTGaatgttaacaaaatttgtttagatGGCATTATTTTAGTTGGGTTCAATATAAATgagtttaaaaattgaattttcccTGTTCTATTAATCAAAAAGTCTACTTGCATTGTTTAGCTcgtttatttctaaaatatgatCACCATCAAttgctttcttctcttttttcataATTGTTAATTAAACAATGTTGagaataattaatatgcatgaactacactattataatttataagtcAGGActgaatatttatatataaactaaaaatgatgaaaaaattattgattgagcttaaaataaaaattactttagaGAGTAAAAaaccaataataattataatatttcttgTAATATTTGATCAGTTATTTTGaactaataatttttcttcCATCCATATTATTTGGGTGAGCTGACACATGGCAATCATGAATTTCAACAATCAATCATTCCAATCTAACTGTCAAAGGCACGTAACTATAAGAACCGTTTCTTAAACTCACTCTCACCCTAAAATCCCAAGCAAAAATGGCGGAAAAAGAAGCCATTGAAGAAACTCAGAGAAAGCTTCGACTCAACTTGTATCAATTCGTATTTTATGAATCGGCAGATGACCAATTTACAAGTATAACAATCAAATTCACCTCGTTAACTTTCACAATCTCGCTATGTATCGCGCAGCGATTCGTTTAGTTGAACCTCGTTGTTATGTGTGATGCTTCAGATCCGTACTGGGCCCAAGGTGATCAGCCAGTGGCGAATCCTATCTATCAAGGTTCACCTCCGTCGGAGGAAGAGGtactgtttttttatttatttattttaaaatctgtaCTTAATTGAGTGGTTCAATCGGTTGAAAATTATAGATCGAGGCAATGGAATCATGTCCGAAGGCCGATATAGAGAACCTTGAAGAGTTGCTTGAGGAGGAGAACATCCGGTTTGATATAGACCCAGTAGGTCACTAATTCATTCCATTTCTGCGGAGTTCAATTTTGAATccgtgtttttctttttctgatttCAATTTCTGCTGCGGTGATGAACTCGTTGATTTTGTGCTCCAGAACTACGGTTGGGTACGTACATCactaattaattcaatttctttGAAGTTGAATATTctgatttgattttttcttgAGAATTAAACTCGTTGATTTCGGATCTCAGGCACCACACTTTGGAACGCACACAATGATACCGATGTTGGTTTTGAAATTGAAGGAAAACGATGAGCAGAAAAAAAGGCCTGCGGTTGTTTTTCTTCACAGTATGTACAACAACAAAGAGTCCTTGCGTCCGTTGCTTAAGGTTGCTACTATTCCATCCATTCTTATTCCTCGTCTgcattatgaattttttataagataataatattttaattctcattttttttttattgtttgacaTAATTCAGTATGAGTTATTGAATAAtgtaacattatttaaaaaaaaaatcaatgatcaTCTTAAATCATGGTAGAGAGTAAATAATTAGAGTAATTATAATCACTGATTCTTTCTTTCGAACTTGTTTTAGGCGTATGCTTCGCGGGGATATATTGCAATTTCGGTGGATACATGTTACCATGGAGAACGTTGCTTAAGGGACACAGGGGCTTATCGACATGTACGTCTTTCTTCTAAAAAAACACACCTAATTAATTAACCACTTTCTTTGTTAATACGGGTGAAAACATATGAGATGTGTCTATTTTTGTATGATGATAATAAAGattaactattataatatttattcaaataaaattttattattataacttatattaaattatcataaaaattatgtacacaaaagtattttaaacgtaaatcaattttattaatttttataatattattgtggctaatatttttataaatagtaaaagtaattgagtttaaaagagtaaaaatacATAGAATCGTTTAAAACATAAAaggtaaaatagtaaaaaatagttagaaagaaaaatctttttattaataGTATAGAGAATActaatcaaaaaaataatttttatagttatCGATATGTATATTGTATTAATAGAGAGAGTTGTTAAGTATAGGTGTTATTTTGGAAGATAGTATAGAGTTTATACTACTGATTTGATTATTTTGCTTCATGTTTTTCTTTGCCTTATTTTCAGGTTCAGAATTCCTGGTGAAATGACGCAATTTTATTTAGGGACAAGTTTTAGCATAAACTcgtatttgaaaatttaaatggttttgtttgaacaacaaattttagaaattgatttgcttttaaacttttttgtttttgttttgcaacTCTAACTTTGTTGAATGTTAACAATTCAGTTTAAAATATTCATCTATGTTGCTCTTATTACGTTTACATTCAAAGTGATGGTAATTAAGTAGTTTCATAATATAGGAATTTGAAGTTAAAACATAGAATTTGGTTtgtaaattaattcaaataacttTGTAAATGAGTTCCAAACATAATAGTTGGATTACTATTTCAGTGATTGTAAACGGATAATTAGACTTGAAGAATAATGGTTAAGATTtaggagaaaaaatatattgtttttctgTAGTGTGGTCCTTGCATAGAGAAATTGACTATTTTTTGCTTACATATTTACCCATGATCACTtggaaagttaaaaaataaggcATCTGTATAAAATTCAAAACTAACCAAGTTTTCTTCTACTTGTTTTGGCTGCAACTCTaccgtaaaaaaaaaatatattcaggCACTAGTTTATTCGTGGAGTACCCAGTACACTAGTCCATTCATATACGACGTGGTAATTTCTCATTAACTTTACTGATTATGCACTGTCAGgataacattattaaaattattgttctcTATTTGTTAGTTTGAGATCGAAtaataagtattatattataCTTATTAATCTATGATTAGATTACTGTATGTAACGgctttatattataaataaatatcacatatttccttattatattcaattaacaTTACGGCTTTGGATGTGATAAGTTGAAACCCTCAAAATTTATACAGCCATCCCGCAAccatatttgttaaattttattcaataatttactttctattttaatttaatattttattattagttgaaGACAAATGGTTGTAATACAGAATGATTAgtgatattttaatctatttttttaattcatgacTCTAATTATCctttaattatctaatttttatttttataataatatgatgTGATAATTGAAGAGTGATTAGAGtggtaaaataaaaatgagtaaaaaaaaatagatcaaaTCATTATTATCTTACAGAATTTGGgttgacaaaatatttttcccATTTAGTAGTGTAACTTTTGGACATTCTTTTTATGAAATACAGTTAAAGATGGAAtcacttaatttaatttttctgagCCAAATGATTTGTTTCAAGTGTGATTGTGATAGTTTAAGCTTACGATTTGTTCGGCTCATAAACGGTGTATTATTTCATGTTCTGGCAGGTTTTGGAATTGATTAAAATTGCAAATTATCTAACAACAAGAGAGGATATAGATCCTTCTAGAATAGGAATCACCGGAATATCACTTGGAGGTTGGTTGAGAGATGTAGAAATGATTATTTTCAATATGATATTCATCACTTGTATAATTCTTCTATGCAGGAATTCATGCATGGTTTGCTGCAGTTGCTGATGCTCGCTATTCTGTGGTTGTTCCTCTTATGGCCGTTCGGGTGACACTGAATGATTCACTGGAGCTTTTGTTTAGCgaattgtgtttttttaacAATGGCTCCAAAACTCATGTGCTATATATTGCAGGGATTTCGGTGGATAATAGACAACGATAAATGGAAGGGTCTAGTTGATAGTAGTATGAAGCCTTTGTTTGAGTGTATGAGAATGTTAAATgagtttttgaaatttcttttatgttttatc
Encoded here:
- the LOC114162203 gene encoding uncharacterized protein LOC114162203 isoform X4 translates to MAEKEAIEETQRKLRLNLYQFVFYESADDQFTNPYWAQGDQPVANPIYQGSPPSEEEIEAMESCPKADIENLEELLEEENIRFDIDPNYGWAPHFGTHTMIPMLVLKLKENDEQKKRPAVVFLHSMYNNKESLRPLLKAYASRGYIAISVDTCYHGERCLRDTGAYRHALVYSWSTQYTSPFIYDVVLELIKIANYLTTREDIDPSRIGITGISLGGIHAWFAAVADARYSVGFRWIIDNDKWKGLVDSIVRHKMSKDVIDKEVVEKVLDGIAPSLDSQFDAPYSIPAIAPRPLLIINGAEDPQCPVASLDVTRSNASQAYEAFQCLDNFKFIAEPGVGHQLTKFQVKESSDWFDRFLKPYS
- the LOC114162203 gene encoding uncharacterized protein LOC114162203 isoform X3, whose translation is MAEKEAIEETQRKLRLNLYQFVFYESADDQFTNPYWAQGDQPVANPIYQGSPPSEEEIEAMESCPKADIENLEELLEEENIRFDIDPNYGWAPHFGTHTMIPMLVLKLKENDEQKKRPAVVFLHSMYNNKESLRPLLKAYASRGYIAISVDTCYHGERCLRDTGAYRHALVYSWSTQYTSPFIYDVVLELIKIANYLTTREDIDPSRIGITGISLGGIHAWFAAVADARYSVGFRWIIDNDKWKGLVDSSMKPLFEFVRHKMSKDVIDKEVVEKVLDGIAPSLDSQFDAPYSIPAIAPRPLLIINGAEDPQCPVASLDVTRSNASQAYEAFQCLDNFKFIAEPGVGHQLTKFQVKESSDWFDRFLKPYS
- the LOC114162203 gene encoding uncharacterized protein LOC114162203 isoform X1, which codes for MAEKEAIEETQRKLRLNLYQFVFYESADDQFTNPYWAQGDQPVANPIYQGSPPSEEEIEAMESCPKADIENLEELLEEENIRFDIDPNYGWAPHFGTHTMIPMLVLKLKENDEQKKRPAVVFLHSMYNNKESLRPLLKAYASRGYIAISVDTCYHGERCLRDTGAYRHALVYSWSTQYTSPFIYDVVLELIKIANYLTTREDIDPSRIGITGISLGGIHAWFAAVADARYSVVVPLMAVRGFRWIIDNDKWKGLVDSSMKPLFEFVRHKMSKDVIDKEVVEKVLDGIAPSLDSQFDAPYSIPAIAPRPLLIINGAEDPQCPVASLDVTRSNASQAYEAFQCLDNFKFIAEPGVGHQLTKFQVKESSDWFDRFLKPYS
- the LOC114162203 gene encoding uncharacterized protein LOC114162203 isoform X2 encodes the protein MAEKEAIEETQRKLRLNLYQFVFYESADDQFTNPYWAQGDQPVANPIYQGSPPSEEEIEAMESCPKADIENLEELLEEENIRFDIDPNYGWAPHFGTHTMIPMLVLKLKENDEQKKRPAVVFLHSMYNNKESLRPLLKAYASRGYIAISVDTCYHGERCLRDTGAYRHALVYSWSTQYTSPFIYDVVLELIKIANYLTTREDIDPSRIGITGISLGGIHAWFAAVADARYSVVVPLMAVRGFRWIIDNDKWKGLVDSIVRHKMSKDVIDKEVVEKVLDGIAPSLDSQFDAPYSIPAIAPRPLLIINGAEDPQCPVASLDVTRSNASQAYEAFQCLDNFKFIAEPGVGHQLTKFQVKESSDWFDRFLKPYS
- the LOC114162203 gene encoding uncharacterized protein LOC114162203 isoform X5, which gives rise to MAEKEAIEETQRKLRLNLYQFVFYESADDQFTNPYWAQGDQPVANPIYQGSPPSEEEIEAMESCPKADIENLEELLEEENIRFDIDPNYGWAPHFGTHTMIPMLVLKLKENDEQKKRPAVVFLHSMYNNKESLRPLLKAYASRGYIAISVDTCYHGERCLRDTGAYRHVLELIKIANYLTTREDIDPSRIGITGISLGGIHAWFAAVADARYSVVVPLMAVRGFRWIIDNDKWKGLVDSSMKPLFEFVRHKMSKDVIDKEVVEKVLDGIAPSLDSQFDAPYSIPAIAPRPLLIINGAEDPQCPVASLDVTRSNASQAYEAFQCLDNFKFIAEPGVGHQLTKFQVKESSDWFDRFLKPYS
- the LOC114162203 gene encoding uncharacterized protein LOC114162203 isoform X6; its protein translation is MLQIRTGPKVISQWRILSIKIEAMESCPKADIENLEELLEEENIRFDIDPNYGWAPHFGTHTMIPMLVLKLKENDEQKKRPAVVFLHSMYNNKESLRPLLKAYASRGYIAISVDTCYHGERCLRDTGAYRHALVYSWSTQYTSPFIYDVVLELIKIANYLTTREDIDPSRIGITGISLGGIHAWFAAVADARYSVVVPLMAVRGFRWIIDNDKWKGLVDSSMKPLFEFVRHKMSKDVIDKEVVEKVLDGIAPSLDSQFDAPYSIPAIAPRPLLIINGAEDPQCPVASLDVTRSNASQAYEAFQCLDNFKFIAEPGVGHQLTKFQVKESSDWFDRFLKPYS